A stretch of the Candidatus Rokuibacteriota bacterium genome encodes the following:
- a CDS encoding insulinase family protein, with translation MRAVLVLVMTVVLQLLPLVPARAASLADEKLPTDPALVTGTLPNGLAYIIRPHKNPEGRVGIWLHVASGSLNETEVQRGLAHYLEHMAFNGTANFPPGSVVPFFQSLGMAFGRDQNAFTGFDQTTYTLTLPGGGRDLVEKGMLYMADIATRMSLAPAEIDSERQVILEEKRARSGARQRVQDQIYERLAPESTLGRRLPIGIEQTIKSVTRPDFQDYYSYWYVPSNMTLIVVGDTDPAMVADVIAQQFGGAPAVPKPTPRDAGVKPTAGPRTIVVTDPELTRADVSILRLEPPRGPVTTVGRERRELIDRIGMWAFDRRTSAEIAAGRASFLEAAASVQEWPGTMRMISLEASGLPRTWRTMLKDLGIALQRARLHGFTEREVQDARVALLADAEEGVRREATRPAREVLRQLNGDVTRGSRPMSAAQKQALLQRLLPGITAREVSDAFAAAFDPSRAMFIAELPASDEVPSEAQFLPLGRAAVAVRPGKPVDVARATTLLAAVPRGGAVAESLPHTASGVTSMWLDTGVRVHHRHMDQRKNEASIAITLAGGPIQETAANRGITEAALRAWDRPATSRLSSTQIRDLMTGAKVRVHGAATGDTVTLTVSGDAAELERGLQLAYLLLTDPLIEQPALEQWRDAEVQRINQRKSQPMHVLVDTSVAAIYPPGEVRARPLTVEQVRAITRPAAQAWLRRLITEAPIEVAVVGDVDRDTATRLAAKYLGALPARPRISDKTLADLRAIPRPQGPISVTESIEVLTPQAGVLAGFFGADLRDVRDTRLLNVASRVLTTRMTKSIREERQLVYSIGASSEPSVVYPGFGLFAAIAPTDPGKAPALAAAIEEMFADFAKDGPTPDELAVVKKQMANFLGETLKTPNFWLNRLSTLDYRALGLDDLLDAPAQYQRFTGREIQEAFARYGRPDARFRFVITPRP, from the coding sequence ATGCGTGCGGTCCTGGTCCTGGTGATGACGGTGGTGCTCCAGCTGCTGCCCTTGGTTCCGGCCCGGGCGGCGTCGCTCGCCGATGAGAAGCTGCCGACCGATCCGGCCCTTGTGACGGGCACCCTGCCCAACGGGCTCGCCTACATCATCCGCCCGCATAAGAACCCCGAGGGCCGCGTGGGCATCTGGCTCCACGTCGCCTCGGGCTCGCTCAACGAGACCGAAGTGCAGCGGGGTCTCGCCCACTATCTCGAGCACATGGCGTTCAACGGCACCGCCAACTTTCCGCCGGGCTCGGTCGTGCCCTTCTTCCAGTCGCTGGGCATGGCCTTCGGGCGCGACCAGAACGCGTTCACCGGCTTCGACCAGACCACGTACACGCTGACCCTGCCGGGCGGGGGACGCGACCTCGTCGAGAAGGGGATGTTGTACATGGCGGACATCGCCACGCGCATGAGCCTTGCGCCCGCCGAGATCGACAGCGAGCGCCAGGTCATCCTCGAGGAGAAGCGCGCGCGCTCGGGCGCACGCCAGCGGGTGCAGGACCAGATTTACGAGCGGCTCGCGCCCGAATCGACGCTCGGCCGGCGGCTGCCGATCGGCATCGAGCAGACGATCAAGTCGGTGACGCGCCCGGACTTCCAGGACTACTACTCGTACTGGTACGTGCCGAGCAACATGACGCTGATCGTGGTGGGCGACACGGACCCCGCCATGGTCGCCGACGTCATCGCGCAGCAGTTCGGCGGCGCCCCCGCGGTACCGAAGCCGACGCCTCGCGATGCGGGGGTCAAGCCGACAGCGGGGCCGCGCACCATCGTGGTCACCGACCCCGAGCTGACCCGGGCTGATGTCTCGATTCTGAGGCTCGAGCCGCCGCGGGGTCCGGTGACAACCGTCGGCCGGGAGCGGCGCGAGCTGATCGATCGGATCGGCATGTGGGCGTTCGACCGCCGGACGAGCGCAGAGATCGCGGCGGGCCGCGCCTCTTTCCTCGAAGCGGCCGCGTCGGTCCAGGAGTGGCCCGGCACGATGCGGATGATCTCGCTTGAAGCCTCGGGCCTGCCGAGGACGTGGCGGACCATGCTGAAGGACCTCGGGATCGCTCTGCAGCGCGCCCGGCTCCACGGTTTCACCGAGCGCGAGGTGCAGGACGCGCGCGTGGCGCTCCTCGCCGATGCGGAGGAGGGCGTGCGGCGGGAGGCGACGCGCCCGGCGCGGGAGGTGCTGCGCCAGCTCAACGGGGATGTCACCCGCGGGAGCCGGCCGATGTCGGCGGCCCAGAAGCAGGCACTCCTCCAGCGCCTGCTGCCCGGCATCACGGCCCGCGAGGTCTCGGATGCCTTCGCCGCCGCTTTCGATCCGAGCCGCGCCATGTTCATCGCCGAGCTTCCCGCGAGTGACGAGGTGCCGAGCGAGGCCCAGTTCCTCCCGCTCGGCCGGGCCGCCGTCGCCGTCAGACCCGGCAAGCCGGTGGACGTGGCGCGGGCGACGACGCTCCTGGCCGCCGTGCCCCGCGGCGGCGCCGTGGCCGAGAGCCTGCCGCACACGGCGAGCGGCGTAACGTCGATGTGGCTCGACACCGGCGTGCGCGTGCACCACCGCCACATGGATCAGCGGAAGAACGAGGCGAGCATCGCGATCACGCTGGCCGGGGGGCCGATCCAGGAGACGGCGGCGAACCGCGGGATCACTGAGGCGGCGCTGCGCGCCTGGGACCGCCCGGCGACGAGCCGGCTGTCGAGCACGCAGATCCGGGACCTGATGACGGGAGCGAAGGTGCGCGTGCACGGCGCGGCGACGGGAGACACCGTGACGCTGACGGTTTCCGGCGATGCCGCCGAGCTCGAGCGCGGGCTCCAGCTGGCCTATCTCCTGCTGACCGATCCGCTCATCGAGCAGCCGGCGCTCGAGCAGTGGAGGGATGCTGAGGTGCAGCGGATCAACCAGCGGAAGAGCCAGCCGATGCACGTGCTGGTGGATACGAGCGTGGCGGCCATCTATCCGCCGGGCGAAGTCCGGGCCAGGCCGCTGACCGTCGAGCAGGTGCGCGCGATCACGCGCCCGGCCGCGCAGGCGTGGCTCCGGCGCCTCATCACGGAGGCGCCCATCGAGGTGGCCGTGGTCGGGGACGTCGATCGGGATACGGCCACGCGCCTTGCGGCGAAGTACCTGGGCGCGCTGCCCGCGCGGCCGCGCATCAGCGACAAGACGCTCGCGGATCTCCGCGCCATCCCCCGCCCGCAAGGGCCGATCAGCGTCACGGAGTCGATCGAGGTGCTGACGCCCCAGGCCGGCGTCCTTGCCGGCTTCTTCGGCGCCGACCTCCGCGACGTGCGCGACACGCGGCTGCTCAACGTGGCCTCGCGCGTGCTCACCACGCGCATGACGAAGTCCATCAGGGAGGAGAGGCAGCTTGTTTACAGCATCGGCGCGTCCTCCGAGCCGTCCGTGGTCTATCCCGGGTTCGGGCTCTTCGCGGCGATCGCCCCGACCGACCCCGGCAAGGCGCCGGCGCTGGCGGCTGCGATTGAGGAGATGTTCGCCGACTTCGCCAAGGACGGGCCGACGCCCGACGAGCTTGCCGTGGTCAAGAAGCAGATGGCGAACTTCCTCGGCGAGACGCTCAAGACGCCGAATTTCTGGCTGAACAGGCTCTCGACGCTCGACTACCGCGCACTCGGCCTCGACGATCTCCTCGACGCCCCTGCCCAGTACCAGCGCTTCACCGGCCGGGAGATCCAGGAGGCCTTCGCCCGCTACGGCCGGCCCGACGCACGCTTCCGCTTCGTCATCACCCCGCGACCGTAA
- a CDS encoding isocitrate/isopropylmalate family dehydrogenase — translation MAMKTVVALPGQGIGPEVVDTTCDLLMGTGLPLKILTPPQDNPLPEETKRAAREADGVLFGAAGPSTSHVVWWLRWEMSAWAGIRPIRFYPGMRSPLADPEGIDYILLRENSEGIYPGREGDLADLVKVMPDLSDRTGRKVKDYGTVGRFAVKVVTPKGAERIARFAVELARKRKAQGKPGKITCVTKSNVLPRTDGLYQETVERIVREAGGLQFEHFHVDDAARRLVRFPQSMDVVLCMNLYGDILSDLGAETAGGLGLAPSGNFGDGWAYFESVHGSAPDIAGQGIANPTATIRSAALMLEHMGMGAEAQRLDAAVGRVYRDGKTLTPDQGGTAKTREMAQAVLAAYRG, via the coding sequence ATGGCCATGAAGACCGTCGTTGCGCTGCCGGGCCAGGGCATCGGCCCCGAAGTCGTCGACACCACCTGCGATCTCCTGATGGGTACGGGTCTACCGCTCAAGATCCTGACCCCGCCCCAGGACAATCCCCTGCCCGAGGAAACCAAGCGCGCGGCCCGCGAGGCCGACGGCGTGCTCTTCGGCGCGGCCGGCCCTTCCACGAGTCACGTGGTCTGGTGGCTCCGCTGGGAGATGAGCGCGTGGGCCGGCATCCGGCCGATCCGTTTCTACCCTGGGATGCGCTCGCCGCTGGCCGACCCCGAGGGCATCGACTACATCCTTCTGCGCGAGAACAGCGAGGGCATCTACCCGGGCCGCGAGGGTGACCTGGCCGATCTGGTCAAGGTCATGCCCGACCTCTCCGACCGGACGGGTCGCAAGGTAAAGGACTACGGCACCGTGGGACGCTTCGCCGTAAAGGTGGTCACGCCGAAGGGCGCCGAGCGCATCGCCCGCTTCGCCGTCGAGCTGGCCCGCAAACGGAAGGCCCAGGGCAAGCCCGGCAAGATCACCTGCGTGACCAAGTCGAACGTCCTGCCCCGCACCGACGGGCTCTACCAGGAGACCGTCGAGCGCATCGTGCGCGAGGCGGGCGGGCTCCAGTTCGAGCACTTCCACGTGGACGATGCCGCGCGGCGCCTCGTGCGCTTTCCCCAGTCCATGGACGTCGTCCTGTGCATGAACCTGTACGGCGACATCCTGTCCGACCTCGGAGCAGAGACGGCAGGCGGGCTGGGACTCGCGCCGTCCGGCAACTTCGGCGACGGCTGGGCCTACTTCGAATCGGTCCACGGCTCGGCCCCCGACATCGCGGGGCAAGGCATCGCCAACCCTACCGCGACCATTCGCTCGGCCGCGCTCATGCTGGAACACATGGGGATGGGCGCCGAGGCCCAGCGGCTCGACGCCGCGGTGGGGCGCGTCTACCGCGACGGCAAGACGCTGACGCCCGACCAGGGCGGCACGGCCAAGACACGCGAGATGGCCCAGGCCGTCCTCGCGGCGTATCGGGGATAA
- a CDS encoding hydantoinase B/oxoprolinase family protein, giving the protein MINPITLEVLRETFVSIVREMRVTLVRTAYSSILYEGEDFSCVLMDGHAQIVAMSKGQDHPLHIVPIAWSMHAVREKFGDDIHLGDIFLHNDPYTGGTHLNDVAMIFPLFAPGENGAAELFVFPVVRAHWGDVGGMSPGSLSGGATEIFQEGVRIPPIRIVDRGRPNDAALELIFANMRGLRERQGDFQAMIGTCRKAAERIEALAARYGAATVREAVAELMDRAEARMRHAIGELPDGTYVYEAHLESGRERLEPLTVRAQVIVAGDAITVDLTGTSPQTAGPTNVGPAMAPTGAFTIIKSFLDPGSDVNSGAFRPLTVITPPGTIVNANLPAPCGGMVEVKYCVETAVMGALGQALGGRVTGDLKGGGNHCYVGGPDPRTGETFIFYEYPAGGTGAHADGDGNNSVRTWTESDMTTLQPIEAVEQLYPVRIERTALREDSGGPGRWRGGLGLRREVRIRTAGSKLSVLAEKAVLPPFGVSGGASGATNHFWVRRGDRAIEPSPLPGKVGGFPIEPEDVVVMDSSGGGGFGDALTRDLDAVTADLAEGYVTPAAAEAIYGVVFRDGAIDAEASARRRATLRDARPRVRLAAVPGLETERGRAIRLDSGTAAHLGVGGGAVVELVNPAGAPLRAWVESVVPGDGRVAQVPPVALRMLALAEGAEVEIRAVHSGTLGGPAKR; this is encoded by the coding sequence ATGATCAATCCCATCACCCTCGAGGTCCTGCGCGAGACCTTCGTCTCGATCGTGCGGGAGATGCGCGTCACCCTGGTGCGCACTGCGTACTCGTCCATCCTCTACGAGGGCGAGGACTTCTCCTGCGTCCTCATGGACGGCCACGCCCAGATCGTGGCCATGTCCAAGGGCCAGGACCACCCGCTCCACATCGTGCCCATCGCATGGTCGATGCACGCGGTCCGCGAGAAGTTCGGCGACGACATCCACCTTGGCGACATCTTCCTGCACAACGATCCGTATACCGGCGGTACCCATCTGAACGACGTGGCGATGATCTTCCCGCTCTTCGCTCCCGGAGAGAACGGCGCCGCCGAGCTCTTCGTCTTCCCGGTGGTGCGCGCCCACTGGGGCGACGTCGGCGGGATGAGCCCGGGCAGCCTCTCCGGCGGGGCGACGGAGATCTTCCAGGAGGGCGTCCGCATTCCCCCGATCCGGATCGTGGACCGGGGCCGCCCCAACGACGCCGCGCTCGAGCTGATCTTCGCCAACATGCGGGGGCTCCGCGAGAGGCAGGGCGACTTCCAGGCCATGATCGGCACCTGCCGGAAGGCGGCGGAGCGCATCGAGGCGCTGGCCGCGCGCTACGGCGCGGCGACGGTGCGCGAGGCCGTGGCGGAGCTGATGGACCGGGCCGAGGCGCGCATGCGTCACGCCATCGGGGAGCTGCCCGACGGCACCTACGTCTACGAGGCGCACCTCGAGAGCGGGCGCGAGCGGCTCGAGCCGCTCACGGTGCGCGCCCAGGTGATCGTCGCGGGCGATGCCATCACCGTCGACCTCACCGGCACGTCACCGCAGACCGCGGGGCCTACTAACGTCGGCCCCGCCATGGCGCCGACGGGCGCGTTCACCATCATCAAGTCCTTTCTCGACCCGGGCAGCGACGTCAACTCGGGCGCCTTCCGCCCGCTCACCGTGATCACTCCGCCCGGCACCATCGTCAACGCCAACCTGCCCGCGCCCTGCGGCGGCATGGTCGAGGTGAAGTACTGCGTCGAGACGGCGGTGATGGGCGCGCTCGGCCAGGCCCTCGGCGGCCGCGTGACCGGAGATCTCAAGGGCGGCGGCAACCACTGCTATGTCGGCGGACCCGACCCGCGCACCGGCGAGACGTTCATCTTTTACGAGTATCCCGCGGGCGGGACGGGCGCCCACGCGGACGGCGACGGCAACAACTCCGTGCGCACGTGGACCGAGAGCGACATGACCACGCTCCAGCCCATCGAGGCCGTGGAGCAGCTCTACCCGGTGCGCATCGAGCGCACCGCGCTGCGCGAGGACTCCGGCGGGCCCGGCCGGTGGCGCGGGGGCTTGGGGCTCAGGCGCGAGGTGCGCATCCGGACGGCGGGCAGCAAATTGTCCGTCCTCGCCGAGAAGGCGGTGCTGCCGCCCTTCGGCGTGAGCGGCGGCGCGTCAGGCGCGACGAACCACTTCTGGGTGCGCCGGGGAGATCGCGCCATCGAACCCTCGCCGCTGCCGGGCAAGGTGGGCGGTTTTCCCATCGAGCCTGAGGACGTGGTGGTGATGGACAGCTCGGGCGGCGGCGGATTCGGCGACGCTCTGACGCGCGATCTCGATGCCGTCACCGCGGACCTCGCCGAGGGCTACGTCACCCCCGCGGCGGCGGAGGCGATCTATGGCGTCGTGTTTCGCGACGGTGCGATCGACGCCGAGGCGAGCGCCCGGCGCCGCGCCACGCTGCGCGACGCGCGGCCGCGAGTGCGGCTCGCCGCTGTGCCGGGCCTCGAGACCGAGCGGGGGCGGGCCATCCGTCTCGACTCCGGCACCGCCGCGCATCTCGGTGTGGGCGGGGGGGCCGTGGTCGAGCTGGTGAACCCGGCGGGCGCTCCGCTACGGGCCTGGGTCGAGAGCGTGGTTCCCGGCGACGGCCGCGTCGCCCAAGTGCCGCCTGTCGCCTTGCGCATGCTCGCGCTGGCCGAGGGAGCCGAGGTCGAGATACGCGCTGTCCACAGCGGGACGCTCGGCGGCCCCGCGAAACGCTGA
- a CDS encoding hydantoinase/oxoprolinase family protein has translation MPAMFLIGIDVGGTFTDLTAIDEATGRVVVTKVPSERRREAAAVLTGLRALGIESRDVRRVVHGTTVGTNAVLERRGAPVAVLTTAGFRDLIEIGRTKRNIPALFVPTFVRPKPVVDRKSRFEVTERLNADGSVLVPLDMASVDRALDAALATGAEAVAVCLLHAYLNPAHEHAIADAAKCKRPGLPVSCSADVVAEYREFERFSTTVLNAYLQPLMDVYLAGLDERLLAAGYTHGVLTVGSSGGMMTTETARRLPIRTIFSGPAGGVSQACHLGAVTGIRDFITYDMGGTSTDVCLVRDLTPVMTSDSMVGAFPVKVPQIDMHTVGAGGGSIGWLDLDGSLQVGPRSAGASPGPAAYGLGGTEPTVTDANVVLGRIGTSRRLGGSITIDPGRAREAVAALARRIGGLDVETLAEGIIRIAVARMTSAIREISIQRGHDPRDFTLIAFGGAGPMHAMALAEEIGIPRVLVPRYPGNFSALGLLASDIKHDDVRTRVGPLRERALVVNALFAEMETGARRQLELEGFGPEAQRVLRSLDLRYRGQAFELNIGAASDLDKAAGLEAIEDAFHREHRAVYGHENRAGTIELVNARLTAYGLVAKPAADRYRSASASMDQVLIERRPIWFGGAPVDCPVWERERLPERARLAGPAIVEEFGATTVLLPGWAGAVDAHGNIMLEREAAG, from the coding sequence ATGCCGGCCATGTTCCTGATCGGCATCGACGTGGGCGGCACCTTCACCGATCTCACCGCGATCGACGAGGCCACCGGCCGCGTGGTGGTCACCAAGGTGCCGTCGGAGCGGCGCCGCGAGGCGGCGGCAGTCCTCACCGGCCTCCGTGCCCTGGGCATCGAGAGCCGCGACGTTCGGCGGGTGGTCCACGGGACGACGGTCGGCACCAATGCGGTGCTCGAGCGCCGGGGCGCTCCCGTCGCGGTCCTCACGACCGCGGGCTTCCGCGACCTCATCGAGATCGGCCGCACCAAGCGCAATATTCCCGCGCTCTTCGTGCCGACCTTCGTGCGCCCCAAGCCGGTGGTCGACCGCAAGAGCCGGTTCGAGGTGACGGAGCGGCTCAACGCCGACGGCTCGGTGCTGGTGCCGCTCGACATGGCGAGCGTGGACCGCGCGCTCGACGCCGCCCTCGCCACCGGGGCCGAGGCGGTGGCCGTCTGCCTGCTTCACGCGTATCTCAACCCGGCGCACGAGCACGCGATCGCGGACGCGGCGAAGTGCAAGCGCCCCGGCCTGCCCGTGTCCTGCTCGGCCGACGTCGTGGCGGAGTACCGCGAGTTCGAGCGCTTCTCGACCACGGTCCTGAACGCCTACCTCCAGCCGTTGATGGACGTCTACCTCGCCGGGCTCGACGAGCGCCTGCTCGCGGCCGGCTACACGCATGGCGTCCTCACCGTCGGCTCCTCCGGCGGCATGATGACCACCGAGACGGCGCGGCGCCTGCCCATCCGGACCATCTTCTCCGGGCCCGCCGGCGGCGTGAGCCAGGCCTGCCACCTGGGAGCGGTCACAGGGATTCGCGATTTCATCACGTACGACATGGGCGGGACCTCCACCGACGTCTGCCTCGTCCGAGACCTCACGCCGGTGATGACCTCGGACAGCATGGTGGGCGCCTTCCCCGTCAAGGTGCCGCAGATCGATATGCACACCGTGGGCGCCGGCGGGGGCTCGATCGGGTGGCTCGATCTTGACGGGAGCCTCCAGGTCGGCCCCAGGAGCGCGGGCGCGTCTCCCGGGCCGGCGGCGTACGGTCTCGGCGGTACGGAGCCCACGGTCACCGACGCGAACGTGGTGCTGGGGCGCATCGGGACGAGCCGGCGGCTCGGCGGCAGCATCACGATCGACCCCGGCCGGGCGCGCGAGGCCGTCGCCGCGCTGGCCCGCCGCATCGGAGGACTCGACGTCGAGACGCTGGCCGAGGGCATCATCCGCATCGCCGTGGCGCGGATGACGTCGGCCATCCGCGAGATCTCGATCCAGCGCGGCCACGACCCGCGCGACTTCACCCTGATCGCCTTCGGCGGCGCCGGCCCCATGCACGCGATGGCCCTCGCCGAGGAGATCGGCATCCCGCGAGTCCTGGTCCCGCGCTATCCGGGAAACTTCTCGGCGTTGGGCCTCCTCGCCTCGGACATCAAGCACGACGACGTCCGGACGCGCGTCGGCCCGCTCCGGGAGCGGGCGTTGGTGGTCAACGCGCTGTTTGCCGAGATGGAGACGGGGGCGCGACGTCAGCTCGAGCTGGAGGGCTTCGGCCCGGAGGCGCAGCGGGTGCTCCGCTCGCTCGACCTGCGCTACCGCGGCCAGGCGTTCGAGTTGAATATCGGCGCGGCAAGTGATCTCGACAAGGCCGCGGGCTTGGAGGCGATCGAGGATGCCTTCCACCGGGAGCACCGGGCCGTGTACGGCCACGAGAACCGCGCCGGGACGATCGAGCTGGTCAACGCGCGGCTCACCGCCTATGGCTTGGTCGCCAAGCCCGCCGCCGATCGCTACCGGAGCGCCAGCGCCTCGATGGACCAGGTGTTGATCGAACGGCGCCCCATATGGTTTGGGGGCGCGCCCGTGGACTGTCCCGTCTGGGAGCGGGAGCGCCTGCCCGAGCGCGCGCGCCTCGCCGGCCCTGCCATCGTGGAGGAGTTCGGCGCGACCACGGTGCTGCTCCCGGGCTGGGCCGGCGCGGTCGACGCGCACGGCAACATCATGCTCGAGCGGGAGGCCGCGGGATGA
- a CDS encoding aminotransferase class III-fold pyridoxal phosphate-dependent enzyme produces MAETTRTRSARETELLEHAKRRLPGGVLGTSRYAEDAAFVVKHGKGSKIYDVSGREYIDYVLASGPLILGHAHPAVVAAVRAQIEGGTTYFMVNEPIIQLAEEICQAVPCAEQVRFTSTGSEATFFALRVARTYRQRDKILKFEGGYHGAHDYSMMSSAPRSPKAFPAPVPDSSGIPHALEAEVLIAPFNDLGTVEGIIATHADELAAVIVEPFQRLVPPQPGFLQGLREITRRHGVLLVFDEVVTGFRLAYGGAQEYYGVVPDLAAVGKIVGGGFPLAAVCGPEELMRPFDPEYDGKGDFISQSGTLNGNPIAAVAGLATLAELRKPGAYDTIFATGKRLMAGLGELVQKAGLPAQVVGEPVVFDVLFTDEPVVDYRSVQKADGALAKAFTTELIKRGVVKNTQKMYMSLVHGADDVTKTLEACEDALKVLPKKKTRDGGSR; encoded by the coding sequence ATGGCCGAGACGACGAGAACCCGATCCGCCCGAGAAACCGAACTGCTGGAGCACGCCAAGCGGCGCCTGCCCGGCGGCGTGCTGGGCACGTCCCGGTACGCGGAGGACGCCGCCTTCGTCGTCAAGCACGGCAAGGGCTCGAAGATCTACGACGTGAGCGGGCGCGAGTACATCGACTACGTCCTCGCCTCGGGCCCGCTCATCCTCGGCCACGCGCATCCGGCGGTGGTCGCCGCGGTGCGCGCGCAGATCGAGGGCGGCACCACGTACTTCATGGTCAACGAGCCCATCATCCAGCTGGCCGAGGAGATCTGCCAGGCGGTGCCGTGCGCCGAGCAGGTGCGCTTCACCTCCACGGGCTCGGAGGCCACCTTCTTCGCCCTGCGCGTGGCTCGCACGTATCGCCAGCGCGACAAGATCCTGAAGTTCGAGGGCGGCTACCATGGCGCCCACGACTACTCCATGATGAGCTCGGCCCCGCGCTCGCCCAAAGCCTTCCCCGCTCCCGTGCCCGACTCGTCCGGCATCCCCCACGCGCTCGAGGCCGAGGTGCTGATCGCGCCGTTCAACGATCTCGGCACGGTGGAGGGCATCATCGCCACGCACGCCGACGAGCTGGCCGCGGTCATCGTCGAGCCGTTTCAGCGCCTGGTGCCGCCCCAGCCCGGCTTCCTGCAGGGGCTGCGAGAGATCACCCGCCGCCACGGCGTGCTCCTCGTCTTCGACGAGGTGGTCACGGGATTTCGCCTGGCCTACGGCGGCGCCCAGGAGTATTACGGCGTCGTGCCCGACCTCGCCGCCGTCGGCAAGATCGTGGGCGGCGGCTTCCCGCTGGCCGCCGTGTGCGGCCCCGAGGAGTTGATGCGCCCGTTCGACCCGGAGTACGACGGCAAGGGAGATTTCATCTCCCAGTCCGGCACGCTGAACGGCAACCCGATTGCCGCCGTGGCCGGCCTCGCCACGCTCGCCGAACTGCGCAAGCCCGGCGCGTACGACACCATCTTCGCCACCGGCAAGCGCCTCATGGCCGGCCTGGGCGAGCTCGTGCAGAAGGCGGGATTGCCCGCCCAGGTGGTGGGCGAGCCCGTGGTCTTCGACGTCCTCTTCACCGATGAGCCCGTGGTGGACTACCGCTCGGTCCAGAAGGCGGACGGCGCGCTCGCCAAGGCCTTCACCACCGAGCTGATCAAGCGCGGCGTGGTGAAGAACACGCAGAAGATGTACATGTCGCTCGTGCATGGAGCGGAC